The Fodinibius saliphilus genomic interval ATCACGAAGTATTAACTTTGTACTATCATGAATAATCTGAGAAGCAATAATGAGTGGCTGCCCCTCCAACTCTACTTTTGACCCAAAAGCAGTGATTTTGTCTCCTTTTTTTAGCTGTTTCTTTTGGTGATTGATATACCAGGCTGGACCAAGAAACACCAAGACATCTCCATCTTTGGTTGTAAGATCAGCTATAACAGTCTCTGCTAGATCCTCTTTTTCTTCTACATATTTTAAATTCCGTATTTTGCCAGTCCACTTATCAATTGAATTACGATCTCTTGGTTTTTTATAATGTCTGAGAGCCATCCCGATGATATAGCCAGTACCTGCAATAGTAAGTAATGCGATACTTCCACCAAGTATCTGTAAATTCCGGAGCAGCTCGCGTGTACTCATAACATATTTTAATGATTATATTATTGTGCAATCATCTATGAACTCTGAATAGGCAACCCCCTAAGTCGGTATTTTGCCACCAAAGTATAATACATTGACTTAACCCTCATTTTAAGCAGATGTGGTGTATATCCTATCTTTAAGACACTCGTGTAATTTCCCCACCACTCGTCGTTATGCATATAAAAGCCTTTATGTCCCCCCAAATCATCCATGCTTATTAATGTAAATTCCAAGGGATCATTTCCTTCTTTAGGTTTATAATTTTCCTCCTCTTGGCCAATAAAATGGGCCAATACTTCAAGAGGAATATTGGGTATAAACACGAGATAAGGATTTCGAACTATACACGTTATTTTAACATTCTCTCCAGCAAATTCTCTTATATAACGGGCTGTCGTCCGGCTTGCAAACTTACATCCTAATATCAGATTATGTGGGTGATGAGCCATAATCATCTGATTTAGTCAACTTTTAAAATAGACAGTATAAATCATGCTTATTTATACTAAAATATATTAGCAGATAGAACTGTAGTTTATATCACAGATCTTCAGGTAATGTAATTTCCTACGTCCACACGAACCCCAAAGGACAACACTCTCGATCAATTTAGGCGAATTTGGCAGCCTCCGCCAAAGGATAAATCAGACGCCCCCTCAGAAAATCCCTTAAAAGCATTAACCAGTAACGTAATTTGTTCACTAAGAATATAGTTAATACCCAAACCGACAGTTATCGGTGGATCTATACCTTCAATCACCTCTGACATACTTCCAACAGATCCCATTATTGTCCATTTCCCGTTTAGCATCTCCTTACCAAGACTAGCCCCAAAATACCAAGTATTTTCTAAAACTAATTCATCCATATCTCCAAGGTTCCAGTACATAACATTTCCACTTATAAACCATGTTCCAAAGCGCTTTACCATTGAACCGCCGATTCCCAAATCCCATGCCCCTGTGCCAAATCCCTTGTCGGGATCAGCAAAAGGAAATTTAACAGAAAAATTAATATTCAATGCTGTTGCCCCAGATTCTGACTGAACCAAAGAATACTCTCCAAAAACAGAGGGATCACTAATACCAAATTTTGAATATGAGGCAGTATCAGATAATACAAGTATGGCCCTTCGTTTCGTTTTCCCATTTCCATGTCTTCCCCCTCTAGCATACCCACGCACTGAACTATTTTGGGGACCTCCAGTAGGAATTCCTCCCACATTATTATATGATACCCATGGTGAACTTTGGAAAACCATCGGAATATCTACAGATACCCTAAATTTTAATGCCGATATAGTAATACTGTTAGTAGCATATAACGACCACGTCGACTTTTCAAAAAAGTAATTTCCCTCCGCTAACTGAATACTTCCCGAATAATATATTTTGTGTTGTGCATATAGTGCATTTGACATCCCAATCAACAACAAATAAAATCCGGTGGTAGCAATACTTTTTCTTAGAATTCTATATAATGACAAAATAGTAGTTAGTTATTATTCTTTCCCTGCTGCATAGGCTGACCTTTGTTTATACTTTTTGTTATGCCCTCCATTTTTTCCACGGTTTCATTAAGCTGTCCCATCATTGTGTTAAGGTTTTGCCAGACCTGCTCCATATCTCTTTTCATCTCACGATTCTGCATCATCTGTTTATCCTGTAACATTTGATTACAATGTTCAGCAGCATTTTCCATATTTCTTACCATGAATCCCATTTGCTCACCCATACTATTCATCATCTGATACTGATTTCTTGTCTGTTCATTTTTGGCCTGTTGCATCATTTTTGCCATTTGCTGGTTCATCATAGTGATACGTTCTGTCATTTTAGTCATGTCTTGCGACATTTTTTGCATCTGCTTGTTCATCATTCTCTGTGACTGTTGTTGGGCAAATATTGGATTCACTATCAATAAAGCCCCAACAAAAATTCCATAAAATACTTTTAATAAAATTTTCATGACTCTCCTATCTATTGGTTTTAAAAAACTAAGTGTTAGCAATGTGTTTAATTACGGGATTACTGATCGTAACAATTTTCACCACCTCAAGCGTGGTTTAAAGAACCAATTACGAGTAGGTCTTACCCCTATAAGTATCTTACCCAAATTTGAAATCAATCATATCTAATCACAGATATAATTGTTAAAACAGTTCATTATCGATTTAACAAAGCTTAAACATCCCAGTACATCTGGGATAATCAAGAAACCCCTACTTGCTCAAGCTATATTATCATTACAGATAAGTCTTTTTGTTCTTAGCTTTTTAAAAAAACTGTCTGTAACAAATAAAACTGATATGAGAAATATTGATCATATACTATTACCAACCGACTTTTCTACAGATGCCCGAAATGCTCTTACCTTTGCCTTGGAAATTGCCATTCAGTGTGGTGCTTCTATTCATTTATTACATTCAATTGAAGAACCTTATGACATTGCCCCTTTGATTGAAAAAGCTAAAGGAGCCTTAAAGCGAAGAGTTAAACAGCTATTTGATGACCTCCTAAACAATATCAAAAAAGAAAAGCGCTACCAAGAGTTAGAGATATATACTGATATACTGACTGGTCCCGCGATGTATACAATAATAGAAGAAACCGAAAATCGTAATTTCGACTTAATAGTAATGGGATCAAAAGGACGTACTGGACTAGAAAAAGTATTTTTGGGCAGTACTACATCAGAAATAATAAAACAATCAGATGTACCGGTGCTGGCTATCCCTAAAGATTCTGAATACAGTCCATTTAAAAAGATGCTATTTACCACTAATTATCAAGATGCTGATTTAGAAGGGCTACAATCTATAACGGCATTTGCCGCGCATTTCGATGCAACTATTGATGTGTTTCATATCACGGAGGATGATAACCTCAGGAGTACCTGTTTATTTCGAGGCTTTAAAGAAATTGCAACTGAAACGATATCATACGGTAAGCTAAACTTTCTTCAACATACCGGAAGTTCGTTTTTTGAAGGTATGCTCTCTCATCTACAAAAATCCCCGGTAGATTTGGTAATAATGATCCATTACCAACATGCATTTTCCATCTTTAAGAAGAAACATTCACAAAAAATGAGTGACAATATTACAATCCCCCTGCTAATATTAGCAGGTAACAATCTCATGAATACATAGAAAAAGAACTCCTGATTGCAGAACGTATGACTTTCCCTTACATAAAGAAGTTCCCTATTGCCTACCCTGTAATTGAAAGTAAATAGGTACAATCTATTAGTATTATCGTAAACTGGTAAATTAAGCAAATTTTATCATGAAAAAGGCAAGGCGATCACTCAAAATAAAACTGGAAAACGCCAATTTTCTTAAAACAGAATGGGAAAGTATTGCACGATGGGAAAGTGAAGGTGGCGGAGCAACCTCTTCTAATGACCCAGTATCATATGCCAAACTCCCTCTCAAGCCTGGAGAAGTATTTGAAGTATCCAAGGGGGGTGAAATTATTTTTGAAGATGACGATCCATATTACTGTGTAGAAATAAATATACTAGCTCTTCACTAAACAAAATGCACTTCTATTTTCCCCATATCCAATTATCTGAGACGTACTTAGTTTATTGAGATTTTTTACAAAAGATTGAGACTCGTATTGAGGTAGTTCTGGCGTTACAGATTATTGGAATATATTACTCCACACCACCTATTTACAGATAATTTTTAAAATTAGAGATACCCTTATTGTGTAATTATGACCTATGACGACCGCAATGAAAACAGCTAGTCACGCCGTTTTATTGCCTCTTTGATTGCTGTTAAACCAACTTTCAGATCTTCCCAAAGGGTATCCAGATCGTTCCGGATCTCTTCAAAGTTTTCTTTTCTAACTCTTTCCACTTGGCCTAACTTATTATTTAGTTTATCTCTTTTGGTTTTCAAATAAGCGAGATTGTCATCCATTTTCTTTCGTATCTCAGCTAGTTTTTTTGCATTATTTATTTCAAACTTTTCAAGTTCTCGGTTCCACTCCTTCAACTTGGTAGTTAAGTTATCAATATATTCTTCTCGCTTTTCTGCCGACTTCTTTTCATCGGCAGCAGCTACATTCGTTTTAATCAGTTGTTCATTCTTCTTCATAATTCTTGTTTTATTTAAATGGAATGTGTTTTTAAACTTTCGTCCCATAGTTGCTTTATATCTTTGGGCATGTTTTCATAAATATCTTCAAGTTCCCCTGTACTAACATGATCATGTAAAACCAATAATACCGCTTTAAAAGCGTCTCTAGCATCAATCTTCAATGTAGGCGGTAGCACTTTAGTAAGACGTTTTTCTATTTCACTTTTATGGAATTTTTCGGGTTTTCCAGTCACGCGATACCCCTCAAAAAAAGCTCCTCTTATTAATAATGGTAATTGGGCAGAAAAGTGAAAGGTCTCTTCTACAGGCAGCCGATCTCGTAAGCTATGTAATACTACTTTTAGTACGTTCCAAGATACTGATCGTTCAGGATCCAATTTTAGCCATGTAGCAACTTCATATATCCACTGTTTTGCATCTTTTTCATACTTTTCCAGATCAACACTATTTTTCATGGTACCATCTTTTAAATATTTGTAGCTCTTCTTGTGAGTTTCGCCTTTAGCATTCTCTTTTTCCAACTGTTCACCTGTATATCGGCTAAACCACTTTAATTTTTTTTTCATATCTAAGTCCTACGGTGTATGCTTTCTATCTTTATTGAAATAAAAGTCATTTATACTTAGCGATTAGGACAGGCAATACCGATTATCAACGCGGGGATATCTCTCACATTTGACAAAAAATTTTCAACAGCCGATATAATTGCTTACTACTTTATCAGTCAATACATTTGGGAGGTTTATATCAGACTGATAAATTAAAATGATTACAATTCTGTTATTAAGATTCCTAAATATTATTGATATATTTGCAGACATTTATTTATAACAGCAGAATCAATTTCATAAAACAAAACTAGACCGAGATCAGATGAGTGAAATACAGCCAAGTGTCAGCTACAGCTTTACCATGCGTTTATATATTGAAAACAAGCCTGGTATGCTGGCAGAAGTACTGAACATAATTGCCGATCACAAAGGAGATCCCGGTGCCGTTGATGTAGTTAAAGTAGAAGGTAATTACAAAGTTCGTGATCTTACTGTAAGCGCCCGTGACGAAGAACATGCCAAAGATATCGTAAATGCCATTACAGAGCTTAATGGTATTAAGGTACGCAATGTATCAGATCGCGTTTTCTTATTACATTTGGGCGGCAAAATCCGTATTGAAAACAAAGTACCTGTTGATACCCGTGATGCACTTTCTATGGCTTATACTCCCGGAGTAGGAAGAGTATGTCAGGCTATAGCAGATGAAAAAGAAAAAGCCCATACGCTTACCATCAAAGAAAATTCAGTGGCCGTTGTAAGCGATGGCTCAGCTGTATTGGGATTAGGTGATATTGGGCCGGAAGCTGCAATGCCGGTTATGGAAGGGAAAGCAATGCTTTTCAAAGAATTTGCTGATGTTGATGCCTATCCTATCTGTTTGGATACCCAAGATGTTGATGAAATTGTCTCATCTGTTAAACATATGTCTCCAGGCTTTGGAGGGGTTAACCTTGAAGATATCAGTGCTCCCCGCTGTTTTGAAATTGAAGATAAGCTTAAAAAAGTACTTGATATCCCTGTATTTCATGACGACCAACACGGAACTGCTGTTGTGGCCTTGGCTGCTACCATCAATGCCTTAAAAGTTGTGGAAAAAGAGCTATCTGATCTGCGCATCGTG includes:
- a CDS encoding transporter, which encodes MSLYRILRKSIATTGFYLLLIGMSNALYAQHKIYYSGSIQLAEGNYFFEKSTWSLYATNSITISALKFRVSVDIPMVFQSSPWVSYNNVGGIPTGGPQNSSVRGYARGGRHGNGKTKRRAILVLSDTASYSKFGISDPSVFGEYSLVQSESGATALNINFSVKFPFADPDKGFGTGAWDLGIGGSMVKRFGTWFISGNVMYWNLGDMDELVLENTWYFGASLGKEMLNGKWTIMGSVGSMSEVIEGIDPPITVGLGINYILSEQITLLVNAFKGFSEGASDLSFGGGCQIRLN
- a CDS encoding DUF4175 domain-containing protein, which codes for MKILLKVFYGIFVGALLIVNPIFAQQQSQRMMNKQMQKMSQDMTKMTERITMMNQQMAKMMQQAKNEQTRNQYQMMNSMGEQMGFMVRNMENAAEHCNQMLQDKQMMQNREMKRDMEQVWQNLNTMMGQLNETVEKMEGITKSINKGQPMQQGKNNN
- a CDS encoding universal stress protein produces the protein MRNIDHILLPTDFSTDARNALTFALEIAIQCGASIHLLHSIEEPYDIAPLIEKAKGALKRRVKQLFDDLLNNIKKEKRYQELEIYTDILTGPAMYTIIEETENRNFDLIVMGSKGRTGLEKVFLGSTTSEIIKQSDVPVLAIPKDSEYSPFKKMLFTTNYQDADLEGLQSITAFAAHFDATIDVFHITEDDNLRSTCLFRGFKEIATETISYGKLNFLQHTGSSFFEGMLSHLQKSPVDLVIMIHYQHAFSIFKKKHSQKMSDNITIPLLILAGNNLMNT
- a CDS encoding DUF2267 domain-containing protein; this translates as MKKKLKWFSRYTGEQLEKENAKGETHKKSYKYLKDGTMKNSVDLEKYEKDAKQWIYEVATWLKLDPERSVSWNVLKVVLHSLRDRLPVEETFHFSAQLPLLIRGAFFEGYRVTGKPEKFHKSEIEKRLTKVLPPTLKIDARDAFKAVLLVLHDHVSTGELEDIYENMPKDIKQLWDESLKTHSI
- a CDS encoding NAD-dependent malic enzyme; the protein is MSEIQPSVSYSFTMRLYIENKPGMLAEVLNIIADHKGDPGAVDVVKVEGNYKVRDLTVSARDEEHAKDIVNAITELNGIKVRNVSDRVFLLHLGGKIRIENKVPVDTRDALSMAYTPGVGRVCQAIADEKEKAHTLTIKENSVAVVSDGSAVLGLGDIGPEAAMPVMEGKAMLFKEFADVDAYPICLDTQDVDEIVSSVKHMSPGFGGVNLEDISAPRCFEIEDKLKKVLDIPVFHDDQHGTAVVALAATINALKVVEKELSDLRIVIVGAGAAGVAITKILLEAGAEEILCCDRQGIINRSEIENLDSSKQWLANNTNPENLQGSLMDATSDADLLIGVSGPGTVPIEAVEKMADDPIIFALANPVPEIMPEKISDIARIIATGRSDYPNQINNVLAFPGLFRGALDARATDINEEMKLAAAHAIANCIDENGLGEEYIVPSVFSKDVVRLVSSAVEEAAYDSGVAERPQP